The Mastacembelus armatus chromosome 9, fMasArm1.2, whole genome shotgun sequence genome contains a region encoding:
- the ddr2l gene encoding discoidin domain-containing receptor 2: MCRCDRRTIMHLFLLLILQATAAFGQIDPAHCRYALGMHDKRIKDEDITASSQWYDTTGPQYARLDREEGDGAWCPKGQLEPSDTQYLQVDLGRMTFLTVVVTQGRYARNSGNEFARAYRLNYSRDGVQWKSWRDCLGNTVMEGNKNAYAPVTNDIHPPIITRYVRLIPVTRVSTTVCMRVELYGCSWDEGLISYSAPEGQLMVPPGPIASLNDSTYDGTREGRKLSGGLGQLTDGITGLDDFLVTHQHKVWPGYDYLGWRNDSLENPGYVEMEFEFGRQRNFTSMKVHSNNLFSRGVKIFSSVSCWFKPHPKTVEEPDPVTFETVLDDRNPSARYVTVQLNYRVAKSLRCRFFFADLWMMFSEISFQSVDTVVPTQAPQVVTTTLTIEESTVPVTVNTSSSDNDTPGDGNTPILIGCLVTIILLLVIIIFLILWCQYVCKVLEKGPRQILDMEVTVRLSSCSDTIILQTPPVPPRSRHGPTDGPANTAPHYERVFLLDPQYQNPAVLRNKLPELSQSAEASACGGGYAEPDITQCTPHQCFHSNVPHYAETDIVRLQGVTGSNMYAVPALTVDSLTRKDISAAEFPRQQLIFREKLGEGQFGEVHLCEAEGLPEFLGEGSPLPERDGHTVLVAVKQLRADATSQARNDFLKEIKIMSRLNDPNIIRLLCVCVSSDPLCMVTEYMENGDLNMFLSQREIESTLTHANNIPSVSLSDLLHMSVQISSGMKYLASLNFVHRDLATRNCLLDRRLTIKIADFGMSRNLYSSDYYRIQGRAVLPIRWMAWESILLGKFTTASDVWAFGVTLWEIFTLCKEQPYSLLSDEQVIENSGEFFRNQGRQIFLYAPPLCPPSLFELMMCCWSRNIPDRPSFEGLYQALRPHVNH; the protein is encoded by the exons ATGTGTCGCTGTGATCGGCGGACCATCATGCacctcttcctgctgctgatcCTTCAAGCCACAGCAGCTTTTGGACAGATCGACCctg cacACTGCCGCTATGCCTTGGGGATGCACGATAAACGGATCAAAGATGAGGACATCACAGCATCCAGCCAATGGTACGACACCACGGGGCCACAGTACGCCAG gttggATCGCGAGGAGGGAGACGGTGCCTGGTGTCCTAAAGGACAGCTGGAGCCTTCAGACACTCAGTACCTGCAG GTGGACCTCGGCAGGATGACCTTCCTGACCGTGGTCGTGACTCAGGGACGATACGCCAGAAACTCAGGAAATGAGTTTGCGAGAGCTTACCGCCTCAACTACAGCAGGGACGGCGTGCAGTGGAAGTCCTGGAGGGACTGCCTGGGAAACACG GTGATGGAGGGCAACAAAAACGCCTACGCCCCCGTCACCAATGACATTCACCCTCCCATCATCACCCGCTACGTCCGCCTGATCCCGGTCACCAGGGTGTCCACCACCGTCTGCATGAGGGTGGAGCTGTACGGCTGCTCGTGGGATg AAGGCCTGATTTCCTACAGCGCTCCGGAGGGTCAGCTCATGGTGCCGCCTGGTCCCATCGCCAGCCTCAACGACTCCACGTACGACGGCACGCGTGAGGGGAG GAAGCTGTCTGGGGGGCTGGGTCAGCTGACGGACGGCATAACCGGCCTGGACGACTTCCTGGTGACCCATCAGCACAAAGTGTGGCCCGGCTACGACTACCTGGGCTGGAGGAACGACTCGCTGGAGAACCCGGGATACGTGGAGATGGAGTTTGAGTTCGGGAGGCAGAGGAACTTCACCTCCATGAAG GTTCACAGTAACAACTTGTTCTCCCGCGGTGTGAAGATCTTCTCCTCCGTCTCCTGCTGGTTTAAGCCCCATCCCAAGACCGTCGAGGAGCCGGACCCTGTGACGTTCGAGACCGTGCTGGACGACAGGAACCCGAGCGCCCGATATGTCACCGTGCAGCTGAACTACCGCGTCGCCAAATCCCTACGCTGCCGCTTTTTCTTCGCCGACCTCTGGATGATGTTCAGCGAGATCTCCTTTCAGTCgg TGGACACCGTAGTCCCGACCCAGGCACCACAGGTGGTGACCACCACTCTGACGATTGAGGAGAGCACCGTCCCAGTCACAGTGAACA CCAGTTCATCAGACAATGACACACCAGGTGACGGGAACACGCccattctgattggctgcctgGTGACCATCATCCTGCTGTTagtcatcatcatcttcctcatcctctgGTGTCAGTATGTGTGCAAGGTGCTGGAGAAG GGTCCTCGTCAGATCCTCGATATGGAGGTGACGGTTCGACTGTCATCCTGCAGCGACACCATCATCCTCCAGACCCCCCCTGTGCCCCCCCGCTCCAGACATGGGCCCACAGATG GCCCTGCCAACACTGCCCCTCACTATGAGAGAGTTTTCCTGTTGGACCCGCAGTACCAGAACCCGGCCGTGCTGAGAAACAAGCTGCCAGAGCTGTCGCAGAGCGCCGAGGCGTCGG CATGTGGAGGAGGCTACGCAGAGCCCGACATCACCCAGTGCACGCCGCATCAGTGTTTCCATAGCAACGTGCCGCACTACGCCGAGACGGACATCGTGCGGCTGCAGGGCGTCACCGGCAGCAACATGTACGCCGTCCCTGCCCTCACCGTGGACTCTCTCACCAGGAAGGACATCTCTGCCGCCGAGTTCCCACGGCAACAGCTGATCTTCCGGGAGAAGCTGGGGGAGGGGCAGTTTGGAGAG GTCCACCTGTGTGAGGCTGAGGGACTCCCAGAATTCCTTGGGGAGGGATCGCCCCTCCCTGAGAGAGACGGCCACACTGTCCTAGTGGCCGTGAAACAGCTGAGGGCTGACGCCACCAGTCAAGCCAG GAACGACTTCCTGAAGGAAATAAAGATCATGTCTCGCCTGAACGACCCGAACATCATCCGGCTGCTGTGCGTGTGCGTGTCGTCCGACCCGCTGTGCATGGTGACCGAGTACATGGAGAACGGAGACCTCAACATGTTCCTGTCACAGCGGGAGATCGAGAGCACGTTGACGCACGCCAACAACATCCCTTCAGTCAG TCTGTCCGACCTCCTCCACATGTCGGTGCAGATCTCCTCGGGGATGAAGTACCTGGCGTCTCTGAACTTCGTTCACCGCGACCTGGCCACCAGGAACTGCCTGCTGGACCGTCGCCTCACCATCAAGATCGCCGACTTTGGCATGAGTCGGAACTTGTACAGCAGCGACTACTACCGGATCCAGGGCCGGGCGGTACTGCCCATACGATGGATGGCCTGGGAGAGCATCCTGCTG GGTAAGTTCACCACGGCCAGTGACGTTTGGGCTTTTGGTGTCACCCTGTGGGAGATCTTCACCCTGTGCAAGGAGCAGCCCTACAGCCTGCTGTCGGACGAACAGGTCATAGAGAACAGTGGCGAGTTCTTCAGGAACCAGGGCAGGCAG ATCTTCCTCTACGCCCCTCCGCTctgccctccctctctcttcgAGCTGATGATGTGCTGCTGGAGTCGCAACATCCCTGACCGACCCTCCTTCGAGGGACTTTACCAGGCCCTGAGGCCCCACGTCAACCACTGA
- the sncaip gene encoding synphilin-1 yields MEAPEYLDLDEIDFSDDAVYSVTSLKTIPELSRRTDGPAEERPAPAINWSRSVSSHSGGGIKPTGLAEVHSKFRPVKRVSPLKHQPETTDSDSDGKVQGQGLGESGEGSKEEPSPDKPTHASSSSDGLGGKAKGLGTSVGVVGGNNPQPLFGELEHYDLDMDEILDVPYIKSNQQMSTLPRVPHDKRSVTGSNLGGGTLERIRGGGLKSSALPLTEPLSLGGSSSQTQYCVLSPVKWSDLRKSKSMDPDLHHHHRSSAGGGYQPELLSSGLLSCSSSLSSFSDADKLLSARVYPDSQSQRPAMEPPGGPGLMFPLPGCTVGRQDSSKPWAPGPGVGGSGGSRGFGGGGGAAGEVDEETKKNQNIINIVREGQISLLPHLAADNLELIRDEDSNNLLHISASQGHADCLQHLTSLMGEDGLNERNNQQLTPAGLGVKNGHLECVRWMVSETEAIAELSCTREHPSLIHYAARYGQEKVLLWLLQFMQEQAISLDEVDQNGNTAVHVAAQYGHLTCIQTLVEYGANVTVQNQQGERPSQSAERQGHTTCARYLVVVETCMSLASQVVKLTKQLNEQAAERMALQKQLQRLMDPSKAEGTPSLSPSSHQPSGEAWPEMMLTAEGTPGDGHWLVRQGGVGPDSVLRQLLGKDMSESLCPRERLPPAGGLSREGPCGPGAPGGRRTGLVDRRELKLARLKQIMQRSLSESDSDGYPQEEGKNQGTPSSNMARPDRPSHLPVTEEDPVSNHLHLMMKKHLPSSSSSSTAERKLAFSLSGSKSVDSIGYNPSPTSSDPDATDGKTPDASSDVHDPANGQKLATSPKSALKSPSSRRKTSQNLKLRVTFDEQVHKSSTQEAEPAKGHHGKERTSTGSSESKRSFGTFRSIMETLSGNTNHNNNSSSQSGSAVKQLTCQNSPGRKSDSKSSPGGGKGKSKSSNV; encoded by the exons ATGGAGGCTCCTGAATACCTGGACCTGGATGAGATCGACTTCTCCGATGATGCGGTG TATTCTGTGACGTCTCTGAAGACCATCCCAGAGCTGTCCAGGAGGACCGATGGCCCGGCCGAGGAGAGACCAG ctccagcCATTAACTGGAGTCGTagtgtttcctcccacagcgGTGGGGGAATCAAACCCACGGGGCTCGCTGAGGTCCACAGTAAGTTCCGACCGGTGAAGAGGGTCTCCCCTCTCAAACACCAACCAGAGACCACCGACTCCGACTCTGATGGCAAAGTTCAGGGCCAGGGCCTGGGAGAGTCGGGTGAGGGCAGTAAGGAAGAGCCCAGCCCCGACAAGCCGACTCATGCCTCCAGCTCCTCTGACGGGCTGGGAGGGAAGGCGAAGGGTTTGGGCACCAGTGTTGGTGTCGTTGGAGGGAACAACCCCCAGCCTCTGTTCGGGGAGCTGGAGCACTATGATCTGGACATGGACGAGATCCTGGACGTGCCTTATATCAAGTCCAATCAGCAGATGTCCACGCTGCCTCGTGTCCCCCATGACAAGCGCTCGGTGACAGGAAGCAACCTGGGCGGTGGCACCTTGGAGAGGATCCGGGGAGGAGGACTGAAGAGCTCTGCTTTACCCCTCACTGAACCTCTGAGCCTCGGAGGCAGCAGCTCACAGACTCAG TACTGTGTCCTGTCTCCAGTGAAGTGGTCAGACCTGAGGAAGTCCAAGTCCATGGATCCAGACCTGCACCACCATCACCGCTCCTCTGCTGGAGGAGGTTACCAGCCAGAGCTGCTCTCCTCTGGGCTCCTCAGCTGCTCGTCCTCACTCTCTTCTTTCTCCGATGCAG ACAAGCTGCTGTCTGCGCGGGTCTACCCAGACTCCCAGAGCCAGCGGCCGGCCATGGAGCCTCCAGGGGGCCCAGGGCTGATGTTCCCCCTGCCAGGGTGCACCGTGGGCAGGCAGGACAGCTCTAAACCCTGGGCTCCTGGGCCCGGAGTAGGAGGCAGTGGTGGTTCCAGGGGGtttggaggaggtggaggagcagcgggGGAGGTGGACGAAGAGACCAAGAAGAATCAGAACATCATCAACATCGTCAGGGAGGGACAGATCTCGCTGCTG CCTCACCTGGCAGCAGATAACCTGGAGCTGATCAGGGACGAGGACAGCAACAACCTGCTGCACATCTCTGCCTCTCAGGGTCACGCCGACTGCCTGCAGCATCTCACCTCCCTGATGGGGGAGGACGGCCTCAACGAGCGCAACAACCAGCAGCTCACCCCCGCTGGTCTGGGGGTCAAG AACGGTCATCTGGAGTGTGTGAGGTGGATGGTGAGTGAAACTGAGGCCATCGCAGAGCTGAGCTGCACCAGAGAACATCCCAGTCTGATCCACTACGCTGCCCGCTACggacag gagaAGGTCTTGCTGTGGTTGCTTCAGTTCATGCAGGAACAGGCGATCTCTCTGGACGAAGTCGACCAGAATGGAAACACCGCCGTCCACGTGGCCGCTCAGTACGGACACCTCACCTGTATACAG ACGCTGGTGGAGTACGGTGCCAACGTGACCGTCCAGAACCAGCAGGGGGAGCGGCCTTCCCAGAGTGCCGAGCGGCAGGGGCACACCACCTGTGCCCGATACCTGGTTGTCGTGGAAACCTGCATGTCCTTGGCCTCTCAGGTCGTCAAACTGACCAAGCAGCTCAATGA ACAGGCAGCAGAGAGGATGGCTCTACAGAAACAACTGCAGAGACTGATGGACCCCAGCAAAGCAGAGGGGACGCCTTCGCTATCgcccag CTCCCATCAGCCCTCGGGGGAGGCGTGGCCAGAGATGATGTTGACAGCAGAGGGAACGCCAGGTGATGGTCACTGGTTGGTTCGTCAGGGAGGGGTCGGTCCAGACTCGGTGCTGCGGCAGCTGCTGGGGAAGGACATGTCGGAGTCGCTGTGTCCCAGGGAGAGGCTGCCTCCTGCGGGTGGCCTCAGCAGAGAGGGCCCCTGTGGGCCCGGGGCCCCAGGGGGCCGCAGGACCGGGCTGGTGGACAGGAGGGAGCTCAAACTAGCGAGACTGAAACAGATCATGCAACGATCCCTCAGTGAATCCGATTCGGACGGTTATCCACAGGAGGAGGGAAAGAATCAAGGAACCCCATCCTCAAACATGGCCCGACCTGATAGGCCGTCCCACCTGCCAGTCACAGAGGAGGATCCGGTGTCAAACCATCTTCATCTGATGATGAAGAAAcacctcccctcctcctcctcctcctctacagCTGAGAGGAAGCTGGCATTCTCTCTCAGCGGGTCAAAGTCTGTGGACAGCATCGGCTACAACCCCTCGCCGACCTCCAGCGACCCCGATGCCACGGACGGCAAAACACCAGACGCTTCCAGCGACGTCCACGACCCCGCAAATGGCCAGAAGCTCGCCACCAGCCCCAAGAGCGCTCTGAAGTCTCCATCGTCTCGCCGGAAGACGTCCCAGAACCTCAAACTGAGGGTCACCTTTGACGAGCAGGTCCACAAGAGCTCCACTCAAGAGGCGGAGCCTGCCAAAGGGCATCATGGGAAGGAGAGGACTTCAACAGGAAGTTCTGAAAGCAAGAGGTCATTCGGGACGTTTCGCTCCATCATGGAGACGTTGAGTGGAAACacaaaccacaacaacaacagcagcagtcagtcaggCTCTGCTGTTAAACAGCTCACCTGTCAGAACTCACCTGGCAGGAAGTCAGACAGTAAGAGCAGCCCAGGTGGAGGCAAGGGCAAGAGCAAAAGCAGTAACGTTTGA
- the lox gene encoding protein-lysine 6-oxidase — translation MKEVSPEALLLSFAHLCLLCSFLEVVRAQDAARGGDAVALRRGLTWQHNGQVFSILSRGSQYRPSSRRQTGSPRHRNPVVVVSGGNNTVSAASPRVPAASSSAQLRAATRQRPQPNPGRDGESAPVRREDMMVGDDPYDPYKASNYNPYYNYYNSYYRPRPRTQPRHGYGTSYHQHGLPDLVPDPYYIQIATYVQRLPMYNLRCAAEENCLASSSAYSQDYDTRVLLRFPQRVKNQGTADFLPSRPRYAWEWHSCHNHFHSMDEFSLYELLDAYTQSPVAEGHKASFCLEDTSCDPGYYRRFACTSHTQGLSPGCYDTYNADIDCQWIDITDVSPGKYILKVSVNPRQQVPESNFNNNVVRCDVQYTGTAAHISGCTMTDY, via the exons atGAAGGAAGTCTCCCCTGAGGCCTTGCTGCTCTCCtttgcacatttgtgtttgCTCTGTAGTTTTCTGGAGGTCGTGCGCGCTCAGGACGCGGCCCGTGGTGGAGATGCTGTCGCGCTCCGGCGGGGGTTGACATGGCAACATAACGGGCAGGTCTTCAGCATCCTGAGCCGCGGTTCCCAGTACCGGCCGTCCAGCAGGAGGCAGACCGGGTCCCCTCGCCACAGAAACCCGGTGGTCGTCGTCAGCGGCGGAAATAACACGGTCTCTGCCGCGTCCCCGCGGGTTCCAGCCGCCAGCAGCTCTGCGCAATTACGCGCCGCGACGCGTCAGCGGCCGCAGCCGAATCCCGGGAGAGACGGTGAGTCTGCGCCGGTCAGACGGGAAGACATGATGGTCGGAGACGATCCCTACGACCCGTACAAGGCTTCCAACTACAACCCTTATTATAACTACTACAACTCGTACTACAGACCCAGACCGAGGACTCAGCCCCGGCACGGATACGGAACCAGCTACCACCAGCACG GGCTCCCTGATCTGGTCCCTGACCCCTACTACATCCAGATCGCCACCTACGTCCAAAGACTGCCCATGTACAACCTGCGCTGTGCTGCTGAGGAGAACTGCCTCGCCTC ctcctcagcGTATTCTCAGGACTACGACACCAGAGTTTTGCTGAGGTTTCCTCAGAGGGTGAAGAACCAGGGCACGGCCGACTTCCTGCCCAGCAGACCTCGATACGCCTGGGAGTGGCACAGCTGTCACAA TCACTTCCACAGCATGGACGAGTTCAGCCTGTACGAGCTGCTGGACGCCTACACTCAGAGTCCGGTGGCCGAGGGCCACAAGGCCAGCTTCTGCCTGGAGGACACTTCCTGTGACCCGGGCTACTACCGCCGCTTCGCCTGCACCTCACACACTCAG ggttTGAGTCCAGGCTGTTACGACACCTACAACGCTGACATCGACTGTCAGTGGATCGACATCACCGACGTCTCACCTGGAAAATACATCCTCAAG GTGTCGGTAAACCCCAGACAGCAGGTTCCAGAGTCCAACTTCAACAACAACGTAGTTCGCTGTGACGTCCAGTACACGGGCACCGCCGCTCACATCTCCGGCTGCACCATGACAGA CTACTGA